From Mytilus galloprovincialis chromosome 9, xbMytGall1.hap1.1, whole genome shotgun sequence, the proteins below share one genomic window:
- the LOC143045914 gene encoding uncharacterized protein LOC143045914 isoform X4: protein MAKSSELQAAGRSQSASALHPAGGQASVGTRYEDLMYMKKGWLIKQGISEKDWKKHWFVLTGNSLRYYKDAKAEETNTLDGRIDLSTCYDIVEVSIGRNYGFRIKTRNGEYLLSAMTSGIRNNWMKAVRLVMDLQNSNVKSESKSSSTDSSRQGSEELDQAVVNGRLGTAATSDSKQDTKKKESLKNSRRHHSDINLAVNVGQLLKVNELSDSLEGLDLGNVQVPEQSTLSRDIADAGDEPKLRMSASESAVDSLPLNRFVEGSENLTPVSASANTADPTRPKKSESKKEEDERKQRAKSPSARIKDKTRSKAQKVSSDDLRMAIPGSDKDDTKYSSSDGDTGDQESSQAETSYHSLMDDNLTASSGDGMLVELLETEVDSLKDQLDHTHDEIVKLHETNMDLKNRLQTAVREKDVTQPQTGLESPIIRSMYNDQNQDSTQVTTMRRQVKEARETIQKQKQDIETLQAKLAMSTSKLTGTEKALSEALKELKQEKDKFMKLSNDWNRKIRSLENQLKEVNGQFERQKSSVTAKENDNKRLDNELKASHVRCNELERQIKSYELEKKRLKDNLDDTNRKVALLKDELKMKEGKLQEIESHYENQIAELEQEFAQERDDVEQHMEDLKKQWMEAQRKTDESDSLTNNMADIIGEKDEIINQLEEKMIECDKKMCDVTEDYNSKLQELKNLQTSSKKLKEDNKKLEKKLEDLEKSKSKIHTDRSKIDSETESYKKQYDDVKKENISLMEELETEKQSLSDLIKEKAELEHAVNRLEMQVQDTRGRSNDSTSSDNSTVKEMIHNFIMIESEMQELTQSVEDIQTIFSDYLCDKEEEDHVELVGVAQMVDDVHSHCNKLLDILKEGSKELGMESPEKDSSSSEMSSKFEEAMSQVKKLKSELKDSHTQYELMKNSEKELTTKLRNMETRYQGQIDAMSEKLEKLYSRCEKSVKQMPKAQPKTTEKGRHSLELSEQIEAQLSQLEEKISIVEQVLPNISLPPSEEDEDTGSEIDEDSDSFESSEGDGSESDDESEPSDILSKLKQMKSQLERTNNRIQDLTCDLSDQTFSSANDSAADGDSQQLRSTLQKCGEKIDNLTTRFTENVRMAKSGVVPGSLASVHMFKNCVNDVKQKLKDINKIVTEHEVLDAKGLKVINDKIYKLFEYLAPYQRLQTSDFEIIGQVLQQKTVCQSALVDKEHTAKRKHLGYEDKLHVYADRLSVEAIVLGQMASLIQQHHVTNLYRDQLMNEINSLNQVLYELKKKVDSISHSPTSGNVVSMYASVLAEKIILEGQLASCAVTDDHHPTDDTAILSSLNISDNPSIMAMEVFLRSQVDSSVYRQLQRSGELLDNATAQVVTRFLLQGEITQALQKIKDKYRTDTEHEKVQDLVIRQRKFCTEELIERHETVSESIDVHLKLVLSLIKQSQNKKQALESFINLLKRIFQRQSTELQELHSGNSFEQNKSQQICSTLQSDLDQLLSQIPKIFDEVSDASTDVEESVETLSTQVADMLLQKSVTKGWLTYICHLNQSNSVPVVVEVENQSIDGHSQALSQSLMDEATSKQTLSVELKSQNKESEKLTNFVNALPDIGLFNPENMDSYSENLVKEAIFQSQLTYLTFKMKLEHERQMRDLKIKLESGQKVALTSVISKDSEGDIQSSLTVFEEILETKFEDECEVLSNLDKELKQLQSITSDNPELSKELTNFASMFDHELSVAQERHDIHLDVLRQEMTAICIRMETVAESNETEKESLICEYEDRIKRMQDELVCVKIDHEEELEQVRQDIMTAVCAIKANEEEEPDHIKHKMLQHKHAVLILLEDIQSSLGGVNNDLVKKLKEQIEELKAVFLTIEDPTDDPAAVMSPVAKDGDVYPDRRISISASNLEPPGTPGLDISHHEHELELLKKQKDDALAEEIKTTKAALDAMRKAYEEDLEEEKQKYRDALKSMFTDDFVEEIRRRHETEMSKTTEELKQLRLHYDSKCEDYKVLESKSDNTKSAYETHIKHLTTSNQQLQDLVNEEIGKLKDFIQNRTMASVPGNGTIEEELYDAQIMVRVKDAELQKLRSQTKNLQNSLDRSSEEQRVSMTQYFQLNKKYQESQKQLKEILEEKRAEEAKSSRSLRRAPSFHHRARSPSPQPTTSPNKKDAAEHHSRDSHRRRHIDARDLKRSKSSPSIPYVFDGRPVGSLGKSKDLKKLTRSPKS, encoded by the exons ACAAGAAATGGAGAGTATTTGTTGTCAGCAATGACCTCCGGCATAAGGAACAACTGGATGAAAGCTGTTCGCCTTGTAATGGATTTACAAAACTCAAATGTAAAATCAGAGTCTAAATCTTCTTCCACTGACTCTTCTCGTCAAGGTTCAGAAGAATTAGACCAGGCAGTTGTCAACGGTAGACTTGGCACTGCAGCTACTAGTGATAGTAAACAAGACACTAAAAAgaaagaaagtttgaaaaattcTCGTAGACATCATTCTGATATTAATTTAGCTGTGAATGTAGGACAGTTGTTGAAGGTGAATGAACTGAGTGATAGTTTGGAAGGTCTTGACCTGGGAAATGTTCAGGTTCCAGAACAATCTACTCTATCTAGGGATATAGCTGATGCAGGTGATGAACCAAAGCTCAGAATGTCTGCTAGTGAATCTGCTGTTGATAGTCTTCCATTAAATAGATTTGTAGAGGGAAGTGAAAACTTAACTCCTGTATCCGCATCAGCCAATACTGCTGATCCAACACGGCCTAAAAAGAGTGAGAGTAAGAAGGAAGAAGATGAGAGAAAACAGCGAGCAAAATCACCTAGTGCCAGAATCAAGGACAAAACAAGGTCAAAAGCTCAAAAAGTATCTTCTGATGATCTAAGAATGGCTATACCTGGGTCTGATAAAGATGATACTAAATACTCTAGTTCTGATGGAGATACAGGGGATCAGGAATCATCTCAAGCT gaGACATCCTACCATTCTTTGATGGATGATAACCTGACCGCTTCCTCTGGGGATGGCATGTTGGTGGAACTGCTAGAAACTGAG GTTGATTCCCTCAAAGACCAGTTGGATCATACTCATGACGAAATTGTAAAATTACACGAGACAAACATGGATTTAAAGAATCGATTACAAACTGCAGTACGAGAAAAGGACGTAACACAG CCTCAGACTGGGTTAGAAAGTCCTATAATACGTAGTATGTACAACGATCAAAATCAAGATTCTACGCAG GTTACAACAATGAGAAGACAAGTGAAAgaggcaagagaaactattcaaaaacaaaaacaagatatcGAAACACTTCAGGCAAAACTTGCTATGTCTACATCAAAATTAACTGGAACTGAAAAAGCTCTGTCAGAAGCACTGAAAGAACTGAAGCAGGAAAAAGataaattcatgaaattatctAATGACTGGAATAGAAAGATACGTAGTTTAGAAAATCAGTTAAAGGAAGTAAATGGTCAGTTTGAACGGCAGAAAAGCAGCGTTACTgcaaaagaaaatgacaataaacGCCTTGATAATGAATTAAAAGCCAGTCATGTTAGATGTAACGAACTtgaaagacaaataaaatcgtacgaattagaaaaaaaaagattgaaagatAATTTAGATGATACCAATAGGAAAGTAGCCTTGTTGAAAGATgaattaaaaatgaaagaaggAAAACTTCAAGAAATAGAATCACATTATGAAAATCAGATTGCAGAGTTAGAGCAGGAATTTGCACAGGAGAGAGATGATGTTGAACAACACATGGAAGATCTCAAGAAGCAATGGATGGAAGCTCAACGTAAAACTGACGAATCCGACTCTCTGACAAACAATATGGCTGATATTATAGGAGAAAAAGATGAAATAATTAATCAGTTAGAAGAGAAAATGATAGAATGTGACAAGAAAATGTGTGATGTCACTGAAGATTACAATTCAAAACTGCAAGAATTGAAAAACTTGCAAACTTCGTCTAAAAAACTTAAGGAAGATAATAAAAAACTAGAAAAGAAATTGGAAGATTTGGAAAAGTCAAAATCTAAGATTCATACAGACAGAAGTAAGATTGACAGTGAAACAGAATCATATAAGAAACAATATGATGATGTTAAGAAAGAGAACATAAGCTTAATGGAAGAACTTGAAACTGAAAAGCAATCGCTATCAGACTTGATAAAAGAGAAAGCAGAGCTTGAACATGCAGTAAATAGATTAGAAATGCAAGTACAGGACACTCGTGGAAGGTCCAACGATTCAACTTCATCGGATAATTCCACGGTAAAAGAAATGATACATAATTTTATCATGATTGAATCGGAAATGCAGGAGTTGACCCAATCAGTAGAGGATATACAGACAATATTTAGTGATTATCTCTGTGATAAAGAGGAGGAAGACCATGTGGAGTTAGTGGGTGTGGCTCAAATGGTGGACGATGTTCATAGTCATTGCAACAAACTGTTAGATATTCTAAAGGAAGGATCAAAAGAGTTGGGTATGGAATCTCCTGAGAAAGACTCTTCATCTTCTGAAATGAGTAGCAAATTTGAAGAGGCAATGTCTcaagttaaaaagttaaaatctGAATTGAAGGATTCACATACTCAATATGAATTGATGAAAAATAGTGAAAAGGAACTTACTACAAAACTACGCAATATGGAAACCAGATATCAAGGGCAGATTGATGCAATGTCAGAGAAGCTTGAAAAGTTATACAGTAGATGTGAGAAAAGTGTCAAACAAATGCCTAAAGCACAACCAAAAACCACTGAAAAGGGAAGACATTCCTTAGAATTATCAGAACAAATTGAAGCACAGTTAAGTCAGTTAGAGGAGAAAATTAGCATAGTGGAACAAGTTTTACCAAACATTAGCCTCCCACCCTCTGAGGAGGACGAGGATACAGGAAGTGAGATTGACGAGGATTCTGATAGTTTTGAAAGTTCGGAAGGAGATGGTAGTGAAAGTGATGATGAAAGTGAACCTAGTGATATCTTaagtaaattaaaacaaatgaagTCACAGTTAGAAAGGACCAACAATAGAATTCAGGACTTGACATGTGATTTAAGTGATCAAACCTTTAGCTCTGCCAATGATTCAGCTGCTGATGGTGACAGTCAACAGCTTAGGTCAACACTTCAGAAATGTGGAGAAAAAATCGACAATTTAACTACTCGATTTACAGAAAATGTTAGAATGGCTAAGTCTGGTGTTGTACCTGGAAGTCTTGCTTCTGTTCatatgtttaaaaattgtgtgaaTGACGTGAAACAGAAAttaaaggacattaacaaaatagTTACAGAACATGAAGTACTAGATGCCAAAGGTCTTAAAGTTATTAACGATAAAATTTACAAGTTATTTGAATATCTTGCACCGTACCAAAGACTTCAAACCTCTGACTTTGAAATAATCGGTCAGGTTTTACAACAAAAAACAGTTTGCCAGTCTGCTCTTGTTGATAAGGAACATACTGCCAAAAGAAAACATTTAGGATATGAAGATAAGCTTCATGTTTATGCTGACAGGTTGTCAGTAGAGGCCATTGTATTAGGGCAAATGGCTTCATTAATACAGCAACACCATGTGACCAATTTATATCGGGACCaattaatgaatgaaataaacTCTCTAAACCAAGTTCTGTATGAACTCAAAAAGAAAGTAGATAGTATATCTCACTCACCAACTAGTGGTAATGTTGTGTCGATGTATGCTTCTGTACTTGCCGAAAAAATCATTCTTGAAGGTCAGCTGGCATCATGTGCTGTAACTGATGACCATCACCCTACAGATGATACTGCTATTTTGTCTTCACTTAACATTTCTGACAATCCTTCAATAATGGCTATGGAAGTGTTTCTCCGTTCACAAGTGGATTCCTCTGTGTATCGACAATTACAACGATCAGGAGAATTATTAGACAATGCCACTGCTCAGGTAGTCACTCGATTTCTTTTACAAGGGGAAATCACCCAAGCTTTACAAAAAATCAAAGATAAATATAGAACTGATACTGAACATGAAAAAGTTCAAGATTTAGTCATTCGACAAAGAAAATTTTGTACAGAGGAACTAATAGAGAGACATGAGACCGTCTCAGAAAGTATTGATGTACATTTAAAACTAGTTCTATCTCTAATCAAACaatcacaaaataaaaaacaagctTTAGAATCATTTATTAATCTACTCAAAAGAATCTTTCAAAGACAATCAACAGAATTGCAAGAACTTCATTCAGGAAATAGCTTTGAACAAAATAAAAGTCAGCAGATTTGCTCAACTCTTCAGTCTGACCTTGATCAACTGCTGTCTCAGATACCAAAGATATTTGATGAAGTAAGTGATGCCTCGACGGATGTGGAAGAATCTGTTGAAACCTTATCTACGCAGGTAGCAGATATGTTACTTCAGAAATCTGTAACCAAAGGATGGTTAacatacatttgtcatttaaatcAATCTAATAGTGTACCAGTTGTAGTTGAGGTAGAAAACCAGTCCATTGATGGACATTCTCAAGCTCTTAGTCAATCTCTAATGGATGAAGCTACATCAAAGCAAACTTTATCTGTGGAATTGAAGTCTCAAAACAAAGAATCGGAAAAGTTGACAAACTTTGTCAATGCTTTACCTGATATTGGCTTGTTCAATCCTGAAAATATGGATTCTTATTCAGAAAATTTAGTAAAGGAAGCCATATTTCAATCACAGTTGACCTATTTGACCTTCAAAATGAAATTAGAACATGAACGACAAATGAGAGACTTGAAAATCAAACTAGAGTCTGGTCAAAAAGTTGCCTTGACTTCAGTAATTAGTAAAGATTCAGAAGGCGATATTCAGTCTTCATTAACTGTGTTTGAGGAAATATTAGAGACCAAGTTTGAAGATGAATGTGAAGTTCTGAGTAATTTGGATAAGGAACTTAAACAATTACAATCCATCACAAGTGATAATCCAGAACTTAGTAAAGAGTTAACAAACTTTGCTTCCATGTTTGATCACGAGCTTTCTGTGGCACAAGAAAGACATGATATACATTTAGATGTACTGCGACAAGAAATGACAGCCATTTGTATCAGAATGGAAACTGTGGCTGAAAGCAACGAAACCGAAAAAGAATCTCTGATCTGTGAATATGAGGATCGTATAAAGAGAATGCAGGATGAATTGGTGTGTGTTAAGATAGATCACGAGGAGGAGTTAGAACAAGTTAGGCAGGATATAATGACAGCTGTCTGTGCCATCAAAGCTAACGAAGAGGAGGAGCCTGAtcacataaaacataaaatgttacaACATAAACATGCTGTGTTG ATACTATTAGAAGACATCCAGTCGTCACTTGGAGGTGTCAATAATGATTTGGTAAAGAAATTGAAAGAACAAATAGAGGAACTCAAAGCAGTGTTCCTGACTATTGAG GATCCAACAGATGATCCAGCTGCAGTTATGTCCCCTGTTGCAAAGGATGGAGATGTTTACCCAGATAGAAGAATATCCATCTCAGCATCTAACTTAGAG CCTCCTGGAACCCCAGGTCTGGATATATCTCACCATGAGCATGAACTGGAACTTCTCAAGAAACAAAAAGATGATGCCCTGGCAGAGGAAATCAAAACCACAAAAGCAG CTTTGGACGCCATGAGAAAGGCATATGAAGAGGATTTAGAAGAAGAAAAGCAAAAATACCGAGATGCTCTGAAATCTATGTTTACTGATGATTTTGTGGAAGAAATAAGGAGACGTCATGA gaCTGAAATGAGTAAAACAACAGAAGAATTGAAGCAGTTAAGACTACATTACGATTCAAAATGTGAAGATTACAAAGTACTAGAATCTAAGAGTGATAATACAAAATCAGCTTATGAAACTCACATTAAACATCTAACAACCAG tAATCAACAATTACAAGACCTTGTCAATGAGGAGATAGGAAAGTTAAAGGACTTTATACAAAACAGAACTATGGCCTCTGTTCCAGGAAATGGTACCATAGAAGAAGAACTTTATGATGCTCAG ATTATGGTAAGAGTAAAGGATGCTGAATTACAGAAACTTCGATCACAAACAAAGAATTTACAGAACAGTTTGGATAGAAGTTCTGAG gAACAACGTGTAAGCATGACACAATATTTCCAACTGAACAAGAAATACCAGGAATCCCAGAAGCAGTTAAAAGAAATATTAGAAGAGAAACGTGCAGAGGAAGCAAAATCATCTAGATCCCTGCGTAGAG CTCCATCCTTTCATCATCGTGCTAGAAGTCCAAGTCCCCAGCCTACAACTTCTCCTAATAAGAAGGATGCTGCTGAACATCACAGTAGAGATTCACATAGAAGGAGACATATTGATGCAAGAG ACTTAAAAAGATCGAAAAGCAGTCCCTCTATTCCATATGTATTTGATGGTCGCCCAGTAGGAAGTCTTGGGAAAAGcaaagatttgaagaaattgACAAGATCTCCTAAATCCTGA